From Crassaminicella indica, one genomic window encodes:
- a CDS encoding SNF2 helicase associated domain-containing protein has product MFKLDESIIVDTIGNYNSYSKGENYYLNDRVRELVYIPELNLVKALVKGNKNYYVEVVFDEKGFFEGASCTCPAYENYFGYCKHIVAALFEIMDRDREGEFDLSKNSDEIEWIVDYFRNLKASVKKTPLELEVTYEFIPNGYKIKNASHLSFKIGEKKLYKVRNIKKFLKSIDTKEELYFGKQFTLDFNKYEFKKEDQPIIELLMEIYGNEKALDDLSYWDTGASLLAGNKAILNQYTLKRFFEIMKDRKFNMVVFGKEFPDVSIVNEDMPIEYILGKEDDDLTLKIGVLSDQIIPLTVDGEYFFAKNKIYKNSETQMKIFVPFYNTAIRNQNYTIKIPKEYSESFVSEIIPRLEKSGDVHIDEKVRTCIYKPELRKEVYFDRAGDDITAEIKFVYGEISINPFSKDEYKPLDDEKILVRDIEMERELIDIFERADFKVKNNYVYLNGEEKIYDFIYDTMPKLQKLADIYYSEAFKDMKIRDVSSFSGGVRLNTENDLLEFSFEIEGIDRSELADVFNSLKEKKRFYKLKDGSFLPLDIKELHGILKLVEGLDLDKKDFEKEVVQIPKFRAAYIDENLKDIGLRNVERNLPFKQLVQNIKEPNDIKYKIPDNLDKILRKYQKFGFKWLKILSAYGFGGILADDMGLGKTLQVLTFLLSEKEEKGSYPSLIVAPTSLVYNWISEVEKFTPELKTIAISGNKKERENYIANIKDYDVVVTSYPLIRRDIDFYKDISFRYCILDEAQHIKNPASQNAKSVKLINAKGYFALTGTPIENSLTELWSIFDFVMPGYLLSHTKFKKKFEKPIVKDKDKSVLNELSKYIKPFILRRLKKDVLKELPEKIEHKVVAELTKEQKKIYLAYLNQIKSEIDEEIKSKGFEKSHIKILAGLTRLRQICCHPSMFVENFKGESGKLLLLEEIIDESIESGHRILLFSQFTSMLKIIREMLEKKDIEYKYLDGSVATKERGKLVKSFNEGEGKIFLISLKAGGTGLNLTGADTVIHFDPWWNPAVEEQATDRAYRIGQEKSVHVMKLITRGTIEEKIFKLQEKKKEIINAVIKPGETLVTKLTEDEIKELFEF; this is encoded by the coding sequence ATGTTCAAACTTGATGAATCTATAATAGTTGATACTATTGGTAACTATAATAGTTATTCAAAAGGGGAAAATTACTATTTAAACGATAGAGTAAGAGAACTAGTATATATTCCAGAATTAAATTTAGTTAAAGCATTAGTTAAAGGAAATAAGAATTATTATGTAGAAGTTGTATTTGATGAAAAAGGATTTTTTGAGGGTGCAAGTTGTACATGCCCAGCATATGAAAATTATTTTGGATATTGTAAACATATAGTAGCAGCTTTGTTTGAGATAATGGATAGGGATAGAGAAGGAGAATTTGATTTATCGAAAAATTCAGATGAAATAGAATGGATTGTAGATTATTTTAGAAATCTAAAAGCATCAGTAAAAAAAACACCTTTAGAATTAGAAGTAACTTATGAATTTATTCCTAATGGATATAAAATAAAAAATGCATCGCATTTAAGCTTTAAAATAGGTGAGAAAAAGCTTTATAAAGTAAGGAATATAAAAAAATTTCTCAAAAGTATAGACACTAAGGAAGAATTGTATTTTGGAAAACAGTTTACTCTTGATTTTAATAAGTACGAATTTAAAAAAGAAGATCAACCCATTATTGAGCTTCTTATGGAGATTTATGGAAATGAAAAAGCTTTAGATGATTTATCGTACTGGGATACCGGAGCTAGTCTTTTAGCAGGAAATAAAGCTATATTAAATCAATATACATTAAAGAGATTCTTTGAAATAATGAAAGATAGGAAATTTAATATGGTTGTATTTGGAAAAGAGTTTCCAGATGTTAGTATAGTCAATGAGGACATGCCTATAGAATATATACTTGGAAAAGAAGATGATGATTTGACATTAAAAATAGGTGTTTTAAGTGATCAAATTATTCCTTTGACAGTAGATGGAGAGTATTTTTTTGCAAAAAATAAGATTTACAAAAATTCAGAAACTCAAATGAAAATATTTGTACCATTTTATAATACAGCTATCAGGAATCAAAATTATACTATAAAAATCCCAAAAGAATATAGTGAGAGCTTTGTATCAGAGATAATTCCAAGATTGGAAAAATCAGGGGATGTTCATATTGATGAAAAGGTAAGAACATGTATTTATAAGCCAGAGTTGAGGAAAGAAGTTTATTTTGATAGAGCTGGAGATGATATTACAGCTGAAATCAAGTTTGTATATGGAGAAATATCTATAAATCCATTTTCAAAAGATGAATACAAGCCTTTAGATGACGAAAAGATTTTAGTTAGAGATATTGAAATGGAAAGGGAATTAATAGATATATTTGAAAGAGCAGATTTTAAAGTGAAAAATAATTATGTATATTTAAATGGTGAAGAAAAAATATATGATTTTATTTATGATACGATGCCAAAGCTTCAAAAATTAGCTGATATTTATTATAGTGAAGCATTCAAAGATATGAAAATAAGAGATGTTTCATCGTTTTCAGGTGGAGTTAGATTAAATACAGAAAATGATTTGTTGGAGTTTAGTTTTGAAATAGAAGGAATAGATAGATCAGAACTTGCAGATGTATTTAATTCTTTAAAAGAAAAGAAAAGGTTTTATAAGCTGAAAGATGGTTCTTTTCTTCCACTTGATATAAAAGAGCTGCATGGAATTTTAAAATTAGTAGAAGGGCTGGATTTAGATAAAAAAGATTTTGAAAAGGAAGTTGTACAAATACCTAAATTTAGAGCTGCTTATATTGATGAAAATTTAAAAGATATAGGATTACGTAATGTTGAGAGAAATTTGCCATTTAAACAGTTAGTTCAAAATATAAAAGAGCCAAACGATATAAAATATAAAATACCAGATAATTTAGATAAAATTTTGAGGAAGTATCAAAAGTTTGGCTTTAAATGGCTTAAGATATTAAGTGCATATGGATTTGGTGGAATTCTTGCTGATGATATGGGACTTGGAAAGACACTTCAAGTTTTGACTTTTTTACTTTCAGAAAAAGAAGAAAAGGGAAGCTATCCTTCATTAATAGTGGCTCCTACATCTTTAGTCTATAACTGGATTTCAGAAGTTGAAAAGTTTACTCCAGAATTAAAGACTATAGCTATATCGGGAAATAAAAAAGAGAGAGAAAATTATATAGCAAATATAAAGGATTATGATGTAGTAGTAACTTCTTATCCACTTATAAGAAGGGACATAGACTTTTATAAAGATATTTCATTTAGATATTGTATACTCGATGAAGCACAGCATATAAAAAATCCAGCTTCACAAAATGCAAAGTCAGTAAAGCTGATTAATGCTAAAGGATATTTTGCTTTGACAGGTACTCCTATTGAAAATTCTCTGACAGAACTTTGGTCAATATTCGATTTTGTTATGCCGGGATATTTATTATCTCACACAAAATTCAAAAAAAAGTTTGAAAAGCCTATAGTAAAAGATAAAGACAAAAGTGTATTAAATGAACTGAGCAAATATATAAAACCATTTATTTTGAGAAGACTCAAAAAAGATGTATTAAAAGAGCTTCCAGAAAAGATAGAACATAAAGTAGTAGCAGAACTTACAAAAGAACAGAAAAAAATCTATCTTGCTTATTTAAATCAAATAAAAAGTGAAATAGATGAAGAAATAAAAAGTAAAGGTTTTGAAAAAAGTCATATAAAGATTTTAGCTGGACTTACAAGGCTTAGACAGATATGCTGTCATCCATCAATGTTTGTAGAAAATTTTAAAGGAGAAAGTGGTAAATTACTTCTTTTAGAAGAAATAATAGATGAATCAATAGAAAGTGGACATAGAATACTTTTATTTTCACAATTTACAAGCATGCTTAAAATAATAAGAGAAATGCTAGAAAAAAAGGATATAGAGTATAAATATCTTGATGGTTCTGTGGCTACAAAAGAAAGGGGAAAGTTAGTTAAATCATTTAATGAAGGAGAAGGAAAAATATTTTTGATTTCACTCAAAGCAGGGGGAACTGGTTTGAATTTAACAGGTGCGGATACAGTTATTCATTTTGATCCTTGGTGGAATCCAGCTGTAGAAGAGCAAGCTACAGATAGAGCTTACAGAATAGGGCAGGAAAAGTCAGTTCATGTTATGAAGCTTATAACTAGAGGAACGATAGAAGAAAAGATTTTTAAACTACAGGAAAAGAAAAAGGAAATAATAAATGCAGTAATAAAACCGGGAGAAACATTGGTAACAAAATTAACTGAAGATGAGATAAAAGAGTTATTTGAATTTTAA
- a CDS encoding nucleotidyltransferase substrate binding protein: MCDQTQLIDDWHMWIDALEKRNLMVHTYDEEKAIKAEELIRKKYYKLF, translated from the coding sequence TTGTGTGATCAGACACAGTTGATTGATGATTGGCATATGTGGATTGATGCGTTAGAAAAAAGGAATCTAATGGTTCATACTTATGATGAAGAAAAAGCAATAAAAGCAGAAGAATTGATAAGAAAAAAATACTATAAGCTATTTTAA
- a CDS encoding nucleotidyltransferase substrate binding protein has protein sequence MQCFEYTFELAWKTMKDYLEQEGFV, from the coding sequence ATACAATGTTTTGAGTATACTTTTGAATTAGCTTGGAAAACTATGAAAGATTATTTAGAACAAGAGGGTTTTGTGTGA
- a CDS encoding nucleotidyltransferase domain-containing protein — MRFGIPSKSMGLIKDALIRRKEIEKAAIFGSRAIGNYKNGSDVDIVIYGIDITVEIVNQISVELNEKLPLPYYFDVVHYEGLKHEGLKKHIDKFGKVFYKR; from the coding sequence ATGAGATTTGGTATACCATCTAAAAGTATGGGCTTGATTAAGGATGCTTTAATAAGAAGGAAGGAAATTGAGAAAGCAGCTATTTTTGGGAGTCGTGCTATTGGAAACTATAAAAATGGTTCTGATGTGGATATAGTTATTTATGGTATTGATATTACTGTAGAAATAGTGAATCAGATAAGTGTAGAGTTAAATGAAAAATTGCCTTTACCATATTATTTTGATGTTGTACACTATGAAGGTTTAAAACATGAAGGGTTAAAGAAACATATAGATAAGTTTGGAAAAGTATTTTATAAAAGATAA
- a CDS encoding nucleotidyltransferase substrate binding protein, with product MSGKEIRWRQRFENFDKAYSQLHAAILDFDKLSILEKEGLIQRFEYTFELAWKTLKDYLESQEVEVKFPREVIKAAFHYELIQDGEVWMDMLEKRNLLAHTYDEERFNFAVKKIKEEYYKAISQVHTLLGEKR from the coding sequence ATGAGTGGAAAAGAAATTCGATGGCGTCAAAGATTTGAAAACTTTGATAAGGCTTATAGTCAATTGCATGCTGCAATTTTAGACTTTGATAAATTGAGTATACTTGAAAAAGAAGGTTTAATTCAGAGATTTGAATATACATTTGAACTTGCTTGGAAAACCCTGAAAGATTATCTAGAATCTCAAGAAGTAGAAGTGAAATTTCCAAGAGAGGTAATAAAAGCAGCATTTCATTATGAATTGATTCAAGATGGAGAAGTGTGGATGGATATGTTAGAAAAAAGGAATCTTTTAGCTCATACGTATGATGAAGAACGTTTTAATTTTGCTGTGAAAAAGATAAAAGAAGAATATTATAAAGCTATATCTCAAGTACATACTTTATTAGGTGAGAAGAGATGA
- a CDS encoding nucleotidyltransferase substrate binding protein — MNIDIRWKQRFSNLTKAARQLTEFIEKEELNKFEVQGLIQCFEYTFELAWKTMKDYLEQEGFDVKSPRATIKTAFQTQLIDDGHMWIDALEKRNLMAHTYDEEKAIEAEELIRKKYYKMIKELCLKLEEWILSRGFSIYYFEG; from the coding sequence ATGAATATTGATATCAGATGGAAACAGAGATTTTCTAATTTAACAAAAGCTGCTAGGCAGCTAACAGAATTTATTGAAAAAGAGGAACTGAATAAATTTGAAGTACAAGGATTAATACAATGTTTTGAATATACCTTTGAATTAGCTTGGAAAACTATGAAAGATTATTTAGAACAAGAGGGTTTTGATGTGAAAAGTCCTAGAGCAACAATAAAAACAGCTTTTCAGACACAGTTGATTGATGATGGGCATATGTGGATTGATGCGTTAGAAAAAAGGAATCTAATGGCTCATACTTATGATGAAGAGAAAGCAATAGAAGCAGAAGAATTGATAAGAAAAAAATACTATAAAATGATTAAGGAACTTTGTTTGAAGCTGGAGGAATGGATATTATCAAGAGGATTTAGTATCTATTACTTTGAAGGGTAA
- a CDS encoding nucleotidyltransferase substrate binding protein — MQCFEYTFELAWKTMKDYLEQESIKIC; from the coding sequence ATACAATGTTTTGAATATACCTTTGAATTAGCTTGGAAAACTATGAAAGATTATTTAGAACAAGAATCTATAAAAATTTGTTGA
- a CDS encoding IS3 family transposase (programmed frameshift), whose translation MNNKKFNQDFKKTIVDLYYSGRSVKELSSEYGVSDVTIYKWIKRFSPISTSDGKTTTLNDVAELKKQIARLQEENTILKKGYHHIRQSINDDQLFKVITEQSDKHSIQAMCKILEVSRSSYYNALCHTPSNRELENKELKETIYNIYTQSKRRYGAPKIYHMLLKKGYTVSIKRVQRIMRKLGIYAITVKKYRPYSTKQKVIEYPNLLNRDFQTTALNQKWVTDITYIHTIKDGWCYLASVMDLHSRKIIGYSFDTAMTVNVALQAVKNAYISQNPTDTLVLHSDLGSQYTSMELGRYLKSKGIQHSFSRKGCPYDNAPIESFHSVLKKEEIHHVKYIDFHTAKLAIFEYIESWYNRSRIHGSLKYKTPQQVEDEAKIVC comes from the exons ATGAACAATAAAAAATTCAATCAAGATTTTAAAAAGACAATTGTAGATCTTTATTATTCTGGTCGTTCTGTAAAAGAATTAAGCAGCGAATATGGTGTTTCAGATGTCACTATATATAAATGGATTAAAAGATTTTCTCCTATATCTACATCAGATGGAAAAACTACTACATTAAATGATGTAGCAGAATTAAAAAAACAAATTGCACGCCTTCAGGAGGAGAATACTATCTTAAAAAAGG GCTATCACCATATTCGCCAAAGCATAAATGACGATCAATTATTTAAAGTTATTACAGAGCAGTCTGATAAACATTCTATACAAGCTATGTGCAAAATACTAGAAGTTTCTCGTAGCTCTTATTATAATGCACTTTGTCATACACCTTCTAATCGAGAACTTGAAAATAAAGAACTAAAAGAAACAATTTATAACATCTATACTCAATCTAAAAGAAGATATGGTGCTCCTAAAATATATCATATGCTTTTAAAAAAAGGATACACAGTTAGCATAAAAAGAGTACAGAGAATAATGCGAAAGCTTGGTATTTATGCTATTACAGTCAAAAAGTATAGACCTTATTCAACAAAACAGAAAGTCATAGAATATCCTAATCTACTTAATCGTGATTTTCAAACCACTGCACTTAATCAAAAATGGGTAACGGATATCACTTATATACATACGATAAAAGATGGATGGTGCTATCTTGCATCTGTTATGGATCTTCATTCTCGTAAAATAATAGGGTATTCATTTGATACTGCTATGACTGTAAATGTAGCCTTACAGGCTGTAAAGAATGCTTATATTTCACAAAATCCTACAGATACACTTGTATTGCATTCCGATTTAGGCTCGCAATATACAAGCATGGAATTGGGGAGGTACCTTAAATCTAAGGGGATACAGCATTCCTTTAGTCGTAAAGGGTGTCCTTATGACAATGCTCCTATTGAATCATTCCATTCTGTATTAAAAAAAGAAGAAATTCATCATGTAAAATATATAGATTTTCATACCGCTAAATTAGCTATATTTGAATACATTGAAAGTTGGTACAATAGAAGTCGTATTCATGGATCATTAAAATATAAAACCCCTCAACAAGTAGAAGATGAGGCTAAAATTGTATGTTAA